In Bythopirellula goksoeyrii, a single window of DNA contains:
- a CDS encoding DUF2071 domain-containing protein, protein MIDRRILANYRIDPECMAAALPSPFRPQLVDGYAIGGICLIRLKRVRPKMFPIPWGIGSENAAHRIAVEWEANGQTMNGVYIPRRDTNSMLNSLAGGRIFPGIHHHAKFTVEEIGDHYSVTMASDDGGAKVHVSGTVVPAISESSVFDSLESASSFFELGSLGYSDTSTNGKFDGLELQCENWHVASLNVDKIQSSYFEDESRFPNGSVEFDCALLMRDIVHEWHGRPDLCCAPKIGA, encoded by the coding sequence GTGATTGATCGACGTATTCTCGCGAACTATCGCATCGATCCCGAGTGCATGGCGGCCGCGTTACCTTCGCCATTCCGGCCACAATTGGTCGATGGTTACGCGATCGGCGGCATCTGCCTTATTCGCCTGAAACGGGTTCGGCCAAAAATGTTTCCAATTCCTTGGGGTATCGGGTCGGAGAACGCTGCGCACAGAATTGCTGTCGAATGGGAAGCAAACGGTCAAACGATGAATGGTGTCTACATTCCTCGCCGAGATACCAATTCAATGCTCAATTCGTTGGCCGGTGGCAGGATCTTTCCCGGAATTCATCATCACGCAAAGTTCACTGTAGAAGAAATTGGTGATCACTATTCCGTCACGATGGCAAGCGATGATGGCGGTGCCAAGGTTCATGTTTCTGGCACGGTCGTCCCCGCGATATCGGAATCATCAGTTTTCGACTCCCTCGAATCCGCCTCCAGCTTTTTTGAATTGGGCTCGCTTGGGTATTCAGATACCAGCACTAATGGCAAATTCGATGGTCTTGAATTGCAATGCGAAAACTGGCACGTCGCATCCTTAAACGTCGACAAGATCCAATCCAGCTATTTCGAGGACGAATCACGCTTCCCAAATGGTTCGGTTGAATTTGACTGCGCTTTGTTAATGCGAGATATTGTTCATGAATGGCATGGTCGCCCCGATCTATGTTGTGCACCAAAAATCGGGGCATAA
- a CDS encoding choice-of-anchor Q domain-containing protein: MSRQDRFNWFASRQRRRKSSRCSQPRIVSPASLSSYGRRLHVETLEDRRMLAVITVTSLADNLFIDDEVTLREAILAANTNTSIDGSTAGSGADTIEFAAALSGETITLGGLELEITEALTIDATALAANVTIDANTQSRVLNFTASTGDLTLSGLTITGGQTTGIINRGGGIRFDSSDTLTLNSSTVSGNDSGGDGGGIFTQSGAVTLTGSTVSGNDSVNGGGGIFTQYGAVTLTGSTVSGNESGGGGGGIRTYSGAVTLTDSTVSGNSTKFGDDGGGIRTITGAITLTSSTVSGNSTDSRGGGIDTTGGAVTLISSTVTANSAGGAGGGVFVFDSAVNPPLIIVNSIVAGNTDNGTAADLRPDLGGALNVDYSLIGDTIGSGITAGTGSGNLLNQLALLGPLADYGGPTLTHGLLADSPAIDAADPTFDILAIPNDQRGAPFLRGVGTRVDIGAYESQPFPFFPLVVDTILDLNDSDFSAGNFSLRKAIGLANGNLGADTIQFDPVVFATPQTMLLNFDEMRITDSLTITGPGQDLLTLDAGDGIDNIFNTGDGFRIFNIDASGSQIDVTLSGLTLTGGDTANGFLGIPGFSGQNGQNGRNGQNGGAIRSLENLTLIDLSISGNATGNGGQAGNGGDAIFGAGGNGGDGGAGGSGGGIYSTNGTLTIVGSTINGNSTGSGGNGGLGGSGTGGPFGPDGANGVDGDGGSGGGIYALGTLTITSSTVSGNSSDSHGGGIGTSSGVVKLSSSTVTANSAGDAGGGVFVFDSAVNPPLIIVNSIVAGNTDNGTAADLRPDLGGALNVDYSLIGDTIGSGITAGTGSGNLLNQLALLGPLADNGGPTLTHGLLAGSPAIDAGDPGFTSPPDFDQRGAPFVRVVDGGEGGLRIDMGAVELQTVVDSADFDNDGDIDGFDFLTWQRGFGTPSASSTDGDADNDGDVDAVDLGFWESQFGLPAPAVALSSLPAGEQANEEPLLASVAVAAPAPLRSASQQAVVNIEVVPVALASKPLVTFATPASVELASVAQIASGFSTTILRANGFKFHLNTAQEYLPETNGFAEYVDLAFERAWDDFDSLAHEQRDLIQIIANRDKGGHLKSHAQAADDLFAALTEEKEFAGLQLPL; encoded by the coding sequence GTGTCTCGTCAGGATCGTTTTAATTGGTTTGCATCGCGTCAGCGTCGTCGAAAATCTAGCCGCTGCTCTCAGCCTCGGATCGTTTCTCCCGCTAGCTTGTCCTCTTATGGGCGTCGGCTGCATGTCGAAACGCTCGAAGACCGGCGGATGCTGGCGGTCATTACGGTCACGTCGCTGGCCGACAATCTTTTTATCGATGACGAAGTGACCCTCCGCGAAGCGATCCTCGCGGCGAATACCAACACCAGCATCGACGGTTCGACTGCGGGTAGCGGTGCTGACACGATTGAATTTGCGGCGGCCCTTTCTGGCGAGACGATCACTCTCGGCGGCCTGGAGTTAGAGATCACCGAGGCGCTGACGATCGACGCCACGGCGCTGGCCGCCAACGTAACAATCGACGCCAACACGCAGTCGCGAGTTCTCAACTTCACCGCCTCCACGGGCGACCTGACGCTCTCTGGCCTGACGATCACCGGCGGCCAGACCACCGGAATAATCAACCGTGGCGGCGGCATCCGTTTCGACTCCAGCGATACGCTAACGCTTAACAGCAGCACCGTCAGCGGAAATGACAGCGGTGGCGATGGCGGCGGCATCTTCACGCAATCCGGCGCAGTAACGCTCACGGGCAGCACCGTCAGCGGAAATGACAGCGTTAATGGTGGCGGTGGCATCTTCACGCAATACGGCGCAGTAACGCTCACGGGCAGCACCGTCAGCGGAAATGAGAGCGGTGGCGGTGGCGGTGGCATCCGCACGTATTCCGGCGCAGTAACGCTCACCGACAGCACGGTCAGCGGCAACAGTACCAAATTTGGTGACGATGGCGGCGGCATCCGCACGATTACCGGCGCAATAACGCTCACTTCCAGCACCGTCAGCGGAAACAGCACCGATTCTCGTGGCGGCGGCATCGACACGACTGGCGGTGCAGTGACGCTCATCAGCAGCACGGTAACGGCGAATTCGGCCGGGGGTGCGGGGGGCGGAGTTTTCGTTTTTGACTCTGCTGTCAATCCACCGCTTATAATTGTCAACTCGATCGTCGCGGGCAATACGGATAACGGCACGGCTGCTGATCTGAGACCCGACCTCGGCGGCGCGCTCAATGTCGATTATAGTCTGATTGGCGATACCATCGGCTCGGGCATCACCGCCGGCACCGGATCAGGAAACCTTCTCAATCAACTGGCCCTGCTTGGCCCGCTGGCCGACTACGGAGGACCGACGCTGACCCACGGCTTGCTGGCCGACAGCCCGGCGATCGACGCGGCCGACCCAACCTTTGACATCCTCGCCATACCCAACGACCAACGTGGCGCCCCGTTCTTGCGTGGGGTAGGCACACGCGTTGATATCGGGGCGTATGAGTCTCAACCTTTTCCGTTTTTCCCGCTGGTGGTTGATACCATACTTGACCTCAATGATAGCGATTTTTCCGCAGGCAACTTTTCGCTCCGCAAAGCCATCGGACTGGCCAACGGCAACCTGGGCGCCGACACCATCCAGTTCGACCCGGTTGTCTTTGCCACACCGCAGACGATGCTACTCAACTTCGACGAAATGCGAATCACCGACTCGCTCACCATCACCGGCCCCGGGCAGGACCTGCTTACCCTCGATGCGGGCGACGGCATCGACAACATCTTCAACACGGGGGATGGTTTTCGTATCTTCAACATAGACGCGAGCGGGAGCCAGATTGACGTGACGCTCAGCGGTCTTACGCTCACCGGCGGTGATACAGCGAACGGTTTCCTCGGAATCCCCGGATTCTCTGGCCAAAACGGTCAGAACGGTCGAAACGGTCAAAATGGCGGGGCAATCCGTTCTCTAGAGAATCTCACGCTGATCGATTTGTCCATCAGCGGCAATGCAACCGGAAACGGCGGGCAGGCTGGAAACGGAGGAGACGCCATCTTTGGAGCCGGTGGAAATGGCGGAGATGGAGGGGCCGGCGGAAGCGGTGGCGGAATTTATAGTACCAACGGCACCTTGACCATCGTCGGCAGCACTATCAACGGTAACTCGACCGGAAGCGGCGGGAACGGTGGACTCGGTGGCAGCGGAACCGGCGGCCCCTTCGGACCCGATGGAGCCAATGGAGTCGACGGTGATGGCGGATCAGGCGGCGGGATTTATGCCTTGGGCACGCTGACGATCACTTCCAGCACCGTCAGCGGAAACAGCAGCGATTCTCATGGCGGCGGCATCGGCACGTCTTCCGGTGTAGTGAAGCTCAGCAGCAGCACGGTAACGGCGAATTCGGCCGGGGATGCGGGGGGCGGAGTTTTCGTTTTTGACTCTGCTGTCAATCCACCGCTTATAATTGTCAACTCGATCGTCGCGGGCAATACGGATAACGGCACGGCTGCTGATCTGAGACCCGACCTCGGCGGCGCGCTCAATGTCGATTATAGTCTGATTGGCGATACCATCGGCTCGGGCATCACCGCCGGCACCGGATCAGGAAACCTTCTCAATCAACTGGCCCTGCTTGGCCCGCTGGCCGACAACGGAGGACCGACGCTGACCCACGGCTTGCTGGCCGGCAGCCCGGCGATCGACGCGGGCGACCCCGGCTTCACCTCACCACCCGACTTCGATCAGCGCGGCGCGCCGTTTGTGCGAGTTGTCGATGGGGGCGAGGGAGGCCTTCGCATCGACATGGGTGCTGTCGAATTGCAAACGGTCGTGGACTCGGCCGATTTTGATAACGATGGCGACATCGACGGTTTTGATTTTCTCACCTGGCAACGGGGCTTCGGCACGCCGAGTGCTAGCTCAACTGATGGCGACGCCGACAACGATGGCGACGTCGACGCCGTGGACCTAGGTTTCTGGGAGAGTCAATTTGGCCTGCCTGCACCTGCAGTCGCCCTTTCCTCTTTACCGGCTGGTGAACAGGCTAACGAAGAGCCGCTGTTGGCATCGGTTGCAGTGGCGGCGCCGGCTCCACTTCGCTCCGCATCTCAACAGGCAGTGGTGAATATTGAAGTGGTTCCAGTTGCGTTGGCCTCTAAACCGCTAGTCACTTTTGCGACGCCAGCCTCAGTGGAACTTGCATCTGTCGCCCAAATCGCAAGTGGCTTCTCGACTACCATCTTACGAGCAAACGGTTTTAAATTTCACTTGAACACAGCGCAGGAATATCTTCCTGAGACGAACGGATTTGCCGAGTACGTTGATCTGGCGTTTGAGCGAGCGTGGGACGATTTCGACTCGCTGGCCCACGAGCAACGCGACTTGATTCAAATAATTGCGAATCGCGACAAGGGTGGTCACCTGAAGAGTCATGCTCAGGCAGCCGATGATCTCTTCGCAGCGCTGACCGAGGAAAAAGAATTCGCTGGACTGCAACTGCCGCTGTGA
- a CDS encoding choice-of-anchor Q domain-containing protein has protein sequence MSRMRRFEWFRRQRSSRTKSSPRHDRRLRFEPLEDRRMLAFITVTSLTDDLIVGDGVTLREAIFAANLDISVDGSVAGNGADTIYFDTSLFATPQTITLSRGDLDITEALAIEATYLPQNVTIDANGLSRIFNITVGAGNVALNGLSLTGGRTTGDNLNSADLTHAGGGIRFLSDGALTLASSTISGNSTAGTLARGGGIFSLGSVSLISSTLSGNSTAGNYAHGGGIYTSSGELTFTSSTVSGNSTAGFGADGGGIHFRGSTVTLASSTVSGNSTTGDRSDGGAIYSQSAVTVASSTVSGNSTAGLLADGGGIYSKGAVTLMHSTITANHSNGVSATAGGLWNLDDPVTITNSIVAGNTAGGGSPDIRPGTGIFAVNFSLIGDKAGTGLAEAQAPDASGNLIGSAAGAGIIDPLLGPIANNGGPTQTHALLAGSLAIDAGDPGIALNSAEFDQRGAPFVRVFVNRIDMGAFELHYGFPAQGLVVDTVSDLFDGDFTIGNLALREAVHWANLNFLADTITFDASLSEQTITLGGTELEISEALTIDATALDANVTIDGNMQSRIFNINATTGDFTLAGLNLTGGRTIASGESAGGGGIHIRFEPISTLTLTLNNSTVSGNSTTGANASGGGIFSGSGAVTLTDSIVSGNSTAGYAASGGGIYVISGAVTLIDSTVSGNSTAGYAASGGGILTFSGDVTLTGSTVSGNSTTGSFADGGGIRTSSGAVTLTDSTVSGNSITGSNASGGGIYTRSGVVTLTGSTVSGNTSDKGGGGIYANFGAVTLTRSTVSDNHVYGNDTYGGGIQTKSGAVTLTRSTVSDNSGTESFFSGGGIGTLSGTVTLTGSTVSGNNSGRHGGGIYTRFGGNVMLTDSTVSGNNSGRDGGGIRTSSGDLTLNNSTVTGNSAGDEGGGVSFQDTIPTLTIANSIVAGNTSVGAGPDLRPDPGSTLVVDFSLIGDTADSGITVGTGTGNILNQSAQLGLLADHGGPTLTHALLVGSPAIDAGDPDVGPSAFKFDQRGAPFIRVFNNPSVPGFRVDIGAYERQTVAGLNLTVDTNVDENDGDYSAGDLSLREAVGIANGSLGANTILFAAALSGQTINLGGTELEITDTLTIDASALDANVTIDGNMQSRVLNVTALASDLTLSGLTITGGRTIGEFDDGGGIRFSGDTLTLNSSTVSGNSTAGSDADGGGIFSQGDVTLTSSTVSGNSTEGSFADGGGFFSGGDITLISSTVSGNSIVGNFAFGGGIYSSYGTVMLTSSTVTNNRADYSNAKGGGIFNYDGTITIVSSIIAGNTAGGGSPDIEPSTGFLLVNYSLIGMAVSPGSGSGNNQSNDAPLLGALANNGGPTETHALLAGSLAIDAGGTTTLVNDQRGAPFVRVFDDPVAVGTGIDIGAYERQTLPGFSLVVDTNIDENDGDYSTGDLSLREAVNLAAGGVGADTITFDAALTGSRIFLVHGELVISSDVTLAGLGADVLTIDAQGMSRVIRIFDSATVAISGLTLTGGHDNRGGAIRNSDGGTIDVTSSTISGSSATSGGGAIYNTGTLTVTDSTISGSSVPTSRGGGIFNSGMANVTSSTISGNLAEYGGGIWNHSSGTVTVTSSTISGNSAIDEGGGISNNGNANVTHTIVAGNIAGSDADVFGSLNTNTFNLIGGNPMLGALQDNGGPTETHALLPGSPAIDMGDIAASPGVGNVPLFDQRGDNYGRVQNGRIDIGAFEVQPIAASADFDGDGDVDGRDFLAWQRGLGTSPAAKTDGDADIDMDVDGADLGVWQDQYGSVPPMVATLAVGEPVETVSLLASTTEDPLTSYRAAIDAAMALNLFEESGEPQLVPLTESPWEQEISYDSMFADDTFLPRGGGTEEVDFGFIDSKDAEEVSEGWLTEEQLEQVFG, from the coding sequence ATGTCCCGGATGCGACGTTTTGAGTGGTTTCGCCGTCAGCGAAGTTCTCGTACGAAGAGTTCCCCTCGCCACGATCGGCGCTTGCGGTTTGAACCGCTCGAAGACCGGCGGATGTTAGCGTTCATTACGGTCACGTCGCTGACCGACGATCTTATTGTTGGCGACGGGGTGACGCTCCGCGAAGCGATTTTTGCGGCCAATCTCGACATCAGCGTCGATGGTTCGGTGGCTGGAAACGGCGCCGATACGATTTATTTCGATACATCGCTCTTCGCCACACCACAGACGATCACCCTCAGCAGAGGGGACCTGGATATCACCGAGGCACTCGCGATTGAGGCCACGTATCTACCCCAGAACGTGACGATCGACGCAAACGGGCTGTCGCGGATTTTCAACATCACGGTCGGCGCCGGCAACGTTGCACTTAACGGGCTCTCGCTCACCGGTGGTCGGACGACCGGTGACAATCTAAACTCCGCAGACCTCACGCATGCTGGCGGCGGTATCCGCTTTCTCTCAGACGGCGCGTTAACTCTTGCTAGTAGCACCATCAGCGGAAACAGCACAGCCGGGACTCTCGCCCGAGGCGGCGGAATTTTCTCCTTGGGTTCCGTCTCGCTCATAAGCAGCACCCTCAGCGGAAACAGTACGGCGGGGAACTATGCACATGGCGGCGGCATCTACACCTCTTCCGGCGAGTTGACATTCACCAGCAGCACGGTCAGCGGAAATAGCACGGCGGGGTTCGGCGCTGATGGCGGCGGGATTCACTTCCGGGGCTCCACCGTCACGCTCGCCAGCAGCACCGTCAGTGGGAATAGCACGACGGGGGATCGATCCGATGGCGGAGCGATTTACTCCCAGAGCGCCGTGACAGTTGCCAGTAGTACCGTCAGTGGAAACAGTACGGCGGGGCTGCTTGCCGATGGTGGCGGGATTTACTCCAAGGGTGCCGTCACGTTGATGCACAGTACGATCACCGCCAACCACTCGAACGGCGTGAGTGCCACCGCCGGAGGACTCTGGAACCTTGATGACCCGGTCACCATCACGAATTCTATCGTGGCCGGCAACACGGCCGGCGGCGGCAGCCCTGATATACGACCCGGCACCGGCATTTTTGCGGTCAATTTCAGTCTCATCGGCGATAAAGCCGGGACAGGCCTCGCCGAGGCACAAGCGCCGGACGCCAGCGGCAATCTTATCGGTAGCGCAGCAGGCGCCGGCATCATCGATCCGCTGCTCGGTCCAATTGCCAACAACGGCGGACCTACCCAGACCCACGCGCTGCTGGCTGGCAGCCTAGCGATTGATGCGGGCGATCCGGGCATCGCCCTCAATTCCGCAGAGTTTGACCAGCGCGGAGCGCCGTTTGTGCGGGTGTTTGTCAACCGCATCGACATGGGGGCGTTTGAATTGCATTATGGATTTCCTGCCCAGGGCCTGGTTGTGGATACGGTGAGCGATCTATTCGATGGGGATTTCACGATCGGTAATTTGGCGCTGCGTGAGGCTGTTCACTGGGCCAACCTGAATTTCCTCGCTGATACGATTACCTTCGACGCCAGTCTCAGCGAACAGACGATCACACTCGGCGGCACGGAACTGGAGATCAGCGAAGCGCTCACGATCGACGCCACGGCGCTCGACGCCAACGTGACGATCGACGGCAATATGCAGTCGCGCATCTTCAACATCAACGCCACCACCGGCGACTTCACGCTGGCCGGGCTCAACCTTACCGGTGGCCGGACGATTGCCAGCGGTGAGAGCGCTGGCGGCGGCGGCATCCACATCCGCTTCGAACCCATAAGCACGCTAACACTAACACTTAACAACAGCACCGTCAGCGGCAACAGCACCACAGGTGCTAATGCCTCTGGCGGCGGCATCTTCTCGGGTTCCGGCGCTGTGACGCTCACCGACAGCATCGTTAGCGGCAACAGCACCGCGGGTTATGCTGCCTCTGGCGGCGGCATCTACGTGATTTCCGGCGCTGTAACGCTCATTGACAGCACGGTCAGCGGCAACAGCACCGCGGGTTATGCTGCCTCTGGCGGCGGCATCTTAACGTTTTCCGGCGATGTGACGCTTACGGGCAGCACGGTCAGCGGCAACAGCACCACAGGTTCTTTTGCCGATGGCGGCGGCATCCGCACGTCTTCCGGCGCTGTGACGCTCACCGACAGCACGGTCAGCGGCAACAGCATCACGGGTTCTAATGCCTCGGGCGGCGGCATCTACACGAGATCCGGCGTTGTGACGCTCACCGGCAGCACGGTCAGCGGCAACACCAGCGATAAGGGTGGCGGCGGCATCTACGCGAACTTCGGCGCCGTGACGCTCACCCGCAGCACCGTCAGCGACAATCACGTGTATGGCAACGACACGTACGGCGGCGGCATCCAGACGAAGTCCGGGGCCGTGACGCTCACCCGCAGCACCGTCAGCGACAACAGCGGCACAGAATCTTTTTTCAGTGGTGGCGGCATCGGTACGCTTAGCGGCACCGTGACGCTCACAGGCAGCACCGTCAGCGGCAACAACAGCGGCAGACATGGCGGCGGCATCTACACGAGATTCGGCGGCAATGTGATGCTCACGGACAGCACCGTCAGCGGCAACAACAGCGGCAGAGATGGCGGCGGCATCCGCACATCTTCCGGCGATCTGACTCTCAACAACAGCACGGTGACAGGGAATTCGGCGGGGGATGAGGGAGGCGGGGTCTCCTTTCAAGACACCATCCCAACGCTGACGATTGCCAACTCGATCGTCGCCGGAAACACGTCCGTCGGTGCGGGACCCGATTTGAGGCCCGATCCCGGCAGCACGCTCGTCGTCGATTTCAGTCTCATTGGCGACACCGCCGACTCGGGTATCACTGTTGGCACCGGAACCGGCAATATTCTCAATCAATCGGCTCAGCTCGGCCTGCTGGCCGATCACGGTGGGCCCACGCTCACGCACGCGCTGCTGGTCGGCAGCCCGGCAATCGACGCCGGCGATCCGGACGTTGGTCCCAGTGCGTTTAAGTTCGATCAGCGAGGCGCACCTTTCATTCGCGTCTTTAACAATCCGTCCGTTCCCGGCTTTCGCGTCGACATCGGGGCGTATGAGCGGCAAACCGTGGCCGGTCTGAATCTGACAGTCGATACCAATGTTGACGAGAACGACGGCGACTACAGCGCGGGCGATTTGAGCTTGCGCGAAGCCGTGGGAATCGCAAACGGCAGCCTTGGCGCCAACACGATCCTCTTCGCTGCGGCCCTTTCCGGTCAGACAATCAACCTCGGTGGAACGGAGCTGGAGATCACCGACACACTCACGATCGACGCCTCGGCGCTTGACGCCAACGTGACGATCGACGGCAATATGCAGTCGCGGGTACTCAACGTCACCGCGCTTGCGAGCGACCTGACGCTCTCCGGCCTGACGATCACCGGCGGCCGGACCATCGGAGAATTCGACGATGGCGGCGGCATCCGCTTTTCCGGCGACACGCTCACGCTTAACAGCAGCACAGTCAGCGGAAACAGTACGGCGGGCAGCGATGCCGACGGCGGCGGGATTTTTTCCCAAGGCGACGTGACGCTCACCAGCAGTACCGTCAGCGGCAACAGCACAGAGGGCAGCTTTGCCGACGGCGGCGGTTTTTTTTCCGGCGGCGACATCACGCTCATCAGCAGCACCGTCAGCGGAAACAGCATTGTGGGCAACTTTGCCTTCGGCGGCGGGATTTATTCCTCCTATGGCACCGTCATGCTCACCAGCAGCACGGTCACTAACAACCGTGCAGACTACTCGAACGCCAAGGGCGGCGGCATCTTCAATTACGATGGCACGATCACCATCGTAAGTTCCATAATAGCTGGCAACACGGCCGGCGGCGGCAGTCCGGATATCGAACCCAGCACTGGTTTCCTTCTCGTCAACTATAGTCTGATTGGCATGGCAGTCTCGCCGGGGTCCGGAAGCGGAAACAACCAATCCAACGATGCCCCGCTCCTCGGCGCGCTAGCCAATAACGGTGGTCCGACCGAGACGCACGCCCTGCTAGCCGGTAGCCTGGCGATCGACGCCGGGGGAACTACCACGCTTGTCAACGACCAACGTGGTGCACCGTTTGTCCGCGTGTTTGACGATCCCGTGGCCGTGGGCACAGGAATCGACATCGGTGCCTACGAGCGTCAGACGTTGCCCGGATTTAGCTTAGTCGTCGACACGAACATCGATGAGAACGATGGCGACTACAGCACCGGCGATTTGAGCTTGCGCGAGGCGGTCAATCTCGCCGCCGGCGGTGTCGGTGCCGACACGATTACATTTGACGCCGCACTTACCGGGAGCAGGATCTTTCTCGTCCACGGAGAACTTGTAATCTCCAGCGATGTCACACTCGCGGGCCTCGGGGCAGACGTGCTCACGATCGACGCCCAGGGCATGTCGCGCGTCATAAGAATCTTCGACAGCGCCACGGTCGCCATCAGCGGCCTCACGCTCACCGGCGGCCACGACAACCGCGGCGGTGCCATTCGAAATAGCGACGGTGGCACGATTGACGTCACCAGCAGCACCATCTCAGGAAGCTCCGCGACCAGCGGCGGCGGCGCCATCTACAACACGGGCACGCTGACTGTTACTGACAGCACCATCTCAGGAAGCTCCGTCCCAACAAGCCGCGGTGGTGGCATCTTCAACAGTGGTATGGCGAATGTCACCAGCAGTACCATCTCGGGCAACTTGGCGGAGTATGGCGGCGGCATCTGGAATCACAGCAGTGGCACGGTGACTGTCACCAGCAGCACTATCTCGGGCAACTCAGCGATCGACGAAGGCGGCGGAATCTCTAACAATGGAAATGCGAATGTCACTCACACCATTGTGGCAGGGAACATAGCTGGCAGCGATGCGGACGTTTTTGGCTCTCTGAATACAAATACGTTCAATCTGATAGGCGGCAACCCGATGCTCGGTGCGCTACAGGACAATGGCGGCCCGACCGAAACCCACGCGCTCTTGCCTGGCAGCCCGGCCATCGATATGGGGGACATAGCCGCCTCTCCCGGCGTCGGCAACGTACCCCTCTTCGATCAGCGCGGTGACAACTATGGTCGTGTGCAAAATGGCCGCATCGACATCGGAGCGTTCGAAGTGCAACCAATTGCGGCCTCTGCCGATTTCGATGGAGACGGCGACGTCGATGGCCGCGATTTTCTGGCCTGGCAGCGCGGTTTGGGCACATCGCCCGCCGCAAAGACTGATGGGGACGCGGACATCGATATGGACGTGGATGGGGCAGATCTCGGTGTGTGGCAGGATCAGTACGGGAGTGTGCCGCCAATGGTCGCGACGTTAGCTGTTGGCGAACCGGTCGAAACGGTATCACTGCTTGCGAGTACTACGGAAGACCCCTTAACGAGCTACCGGGCTGCCATCGATGCCGCCATGGCGCTGAATCTGTTCGAGGAAAGTGGCGAGCCCCAATTAGTTCCCCTCACCGAGTCCCCATGGGAACAGGAAATTAGCTACGATTCCATGTTTGCGGATGACACTTTTCTCCCGCGGGGAGGGGGCACTGAGGAAGTCGACTTTGGATTCATTGATTCCAAAGATGCCGAAGAGGTATCCGAAGGGTGGCTCACTGAAGAACAGTTGGAGCAAGTGTTCGGATAA
- a CDS encoding SOS response-associated peptidase codes for MCHHFRLLNEARQLAKQFKATSADDQLPLPFGDFYPLNQIPVIRLDDSGNREIVPMEWGLLPFWWKPSGRKTSRKAFQRKCFNARGETIDTKPTFRAAFKSRRCLIPATEFMEKGHYFHLSDKEPFVFAGLWERWQSGDETVESCTIVTTTPNAEVQAVGHHRMPVVLTEESDLATWLDSEVVEREPLEEMLRPSLDGTLLVRVSEKI; via the coding sequence ATGTGTCATCACTTCCGCCTTCTGAATGAAGCCCGCCAACTTGCCAAGCAGTTCAAGGCTACTAGTGCCGACGATCAACTCCCCTTGCCTTTCGGCGACTTCTACCCGCTCAATCAAATTCCCGTGATTCGCTTAGATGATTCAGGCAACCGTGAGATTGTGCCAATGGAGTGGGGGCTGCTGCCGTTCTGGTGGAAACCCTCAGGCCGGAAGACTTCCCGCAAAGCCTTTCAGCGAAAATGCTTCAATGCCCGAGGGGAGACTATCGACACGAAACCAACTTTTCGGGCTGCTTTCAAGAGTCGCCGGTGTCTGATTCCCGCTACTGAATTCATGGAAAAGGGCCACTACTTCCACTTGTCAGACAAAGAGCCGTTTGTCTTTGCAGGATTGTGGGAGCGCTGGCAAAGTGGCGATGAGACGGTCGAGAGTTGCACGATAGTTACCACGACGCCAAATGCCGAAGTCCAGGCGGTAGGCCATCACAGAATGCCGGTTGTGTTGACTGAGGAATCCGATCTTGCGACCTGGCTTGATTCGGAGGTAGTTGAAAGAGAGCCATTGGAGGAGATGTTACGACCTTCTCTCGATGGAACACTTCTAGTTCGTGTCAGCGAAAAAATCTGA
- a CDS encoding response regulator transcription factor, which yields MKPHLSPRQAEVVRLRSLGCDVTETAAILGISKHTVLQHRAAAMEAFGTDKAALLTRVAIKHGFTSINDKLTVSEKRKCGRKNDGWN from the coding sequence ATGAAACCGCATTTATCTCCTCGGCAAGCCGAAGTAGTGAGACTGAGAAGCCTTGGTTGTGATGTCACCGAGACTGCCGCCATTCTCGGCATTTCAAAACACACCGTACTCCAACACAGAGCAGCCGCTATGGAAGCCTTTGGCACCGACAAAGCCGCGTTGCTAACAAGAGTGGCAATCAAGCACGGCTTCACGTCGATCAACGACAAGCTGACTGTTAGTGAGAAACGGAAGTGTGGCCGTAAGAACGATGGGTGGAACTGA